In Rhizobium sp. WSM4643, the following are encoded in one genomic region:
- a CDS encoding phage tail tip lysozyme, with protein MSLKSFISGGDTGQTQGDISDRRKQLAYAMLQQGMESDPVQSPWQGAARLVQALMGGLAIRRQEQQASGDGSAAPAGDPGYYPFAPLPDNGPVPTQRPYLDPLAAADDRRGQPMAPAAQPGDDVFGPLPDNVPIPTQKPYRDPMITTDDRAEQPMAPAAQPGDNPFAPLPDNGPAPTPRPAYRAPAASAPQPVDGNVYDGFMRTVKTKVSNPYALAAIASTGQSESSFSAKRANSSWSDPSESGKQGTSGGIMSWRDTRLQKLYNFAATKGEKPGAISPQTQAEFFLQEDPRLITRLNSARSVEEAQSLMNRAWQFKGYDQPGGEAAKRRARAEAFLPQFMTAGADPSFIATPDADPFAPPANIPVPTPRPYRDPMVTTDYRQDQPMAPEQPGGDTFAPLPDNGPIPTLRPGYRDPQVTTEDRRGQPAAPVAGGGAAVSANDGAELKTILADPPRRAELPAGMRNNNPTNLKYAGQHRPGIIGPSENTDQGDRQVVYATPEAGMEHNFWQVMRKYRKGMLTPNQIIAGDGGWTPGAFEAAANIARSMGIDPDDDLRLTDPVMAKKFLRALITQEQGTSGDLYPDSMIEAAIAAQPKATAHAVPSPPAMPIPTPRPDLDPRGAKDDRRGQNGPPADFGKSAALVRALLARQQSGLW; from the coding sequence ATGTCATTAAAGTCATTCATATCCGGCGGCGATACCGGCCAGACGCAGGGCGACATCAGCGACCGGCGCAAGCAGCTGGCCTACGCCATGCTGCAGCAGGGCATGGAGTCGGATCCCGTACAATCCCCCTGGCAAGGGGCTGCGCGTCTTGTCCAGGCACTCATGGGCGGACTGGCGATCCGCCGGCAGGAGCAGCAGGCAAGCGGCGACGGTAGCGCGGCGCCGGCTGGCGATCCAGGTTATTATCCCTTCGCGCCGCTGCCCGACAACGGGCCTGTTCCGACACAAAGACCCTATCTCGATCCGTTGGCAGCGGCAGACGATCGCCGCGGACAGCCGATGGCGCCAGCCGCTCAGCCTGGCGACGATGTCTTCGGTCCGCTGCCTGACAACGTGCCCATCCCGACGCAGAAACCCTATCGTGACCCGATGATCACGACCGATGATCGCGCTGAACAGCCGATGGCACCGGCCGCTCAGCCTGGTGACAATCCGTTCGCTCCGCTGCCTGATAACGGGCCCGCTCCGACGCCGAGACCGGCGTACCGCGCCCCCGCGGCATCGGCCCCCCAACCCGTCGACGGCAATGTCTATGACGGCTTCATGCGCACGGTGAAGACCAAGGTCTCGAACCCCTATGCCCTGGCCGCTATCGCCTCGACCGGCCAGTCCGAAAGCAGCTTCTCGGCCAAGAGAGCCAACAGCTCCTGGTCCGACCCGAGTGAGAGCGGGAAGCAAGGCACCTCCGGCGGCATCATGTCGTGGCGCGATACCCGCCTGCAAAAGCTCTACAACTTTGCTGCCACCAAAGGCGAAAAGCCAGGAGCAATCAGCCCGCAGACGCAGGCCGAGTTCTTCCTGCAGGAGGACCCTCGGCTGATCACCAGGCTGAACAGCGCAAGATCGGTCGAGGAGGCGCAGAGCCTGATGAACAGAGCCTGGCAATTTAAAGGCTACGATCAGCCGGGGGGCGAGGCTGCCAAGCGGCGCGCGCGAGCAGAGGCCTTTCTGCCGCAGTTCATGACCGCAGGCGCCGATCCGTCGTTCATCGCCACGCCTGACGCCGATCCTTTCGCTCCGCCGGCCAACATACCCGTTCCGACGCCCAGACCCTATCGCGACCCGATGGTGACGACGGATTATCGTCAAGACCAGCCAATGGCGCCCGAACAGCCTGGTGGCGATACGTTCGCTCCGCTGCCTGATAACGGTCCCATTCCGACACTGAGACCGGGATATCGCGATCCACAGGTGACGACGGAAGATCGTCGGGGGCAGCCCGCTGCGCCGGTCGCCGGTGGTGGTGCTGCCGTGTCCGCAAATGATGGGGCAGAGCTTAAGACCATTCTGGCCGATCCCCCTCGTCGCGCCGAGTTGCCGGCAGGCATGCGCAACAACAATCCCACCAATCTCAAATACGCCGGCCAGCATAGACCAGGGATCATCGGCCCTTCCGAGAACACCGACCAGGGCGATCGACAAGTCGTCTATGCCACGCCGGAAGCTGGCATGGAGCACAATTTCTGGCAGGTCATGAGGAAGTATCGAAAAGGCATGCTGACGCCGAATCAGATCATCGCTGGAGACGGCGGCTGGACACCCGGCGCTTTCGAAGCGGCCGCTAACATCGCGCGATCGATGGGCATCGACCCTGACGACGATCTTCGCTTGACTGACCCGGTCATGGCAAAGAAGTTTCTTCGCGCCCTCATCACTCAAGAGCAGGGAACATCGGGCGATCTTTATCCGGATAGCATGATTGAAGCGGCGATCGCGGCACAGCCCAAAGCGACCGCGCATGCCGTCCCTTCGCCGCCGGCCATGCCCATTCCCACGCCGAGGCCGGACCTTGACCCGCGGGGCGCGAAGGACGATCGCCGCGGACAGAACGGGCCGCCGGCCGACTTTGGCAAATCGGCCGCGCTCGTACGCGCGCTACTTGCTCGGCAGCAAAGTGGCCTCTGGTAG